The DNA segment TCGGCTATACACTCGCGCTGACGGAGATGCTGCTGCAGAGCCACACTGGCGAGATCGACCTGCTGCCCGCCTTACCGGAAGCCTGGGGCGATGGACGCGTGAGCGGACTGGTCGCGCGGGGCGGCTTCGAGGTCAGGATGGAGTGGCAAGGGGGAAAACTGACGGGCGGGAGTATCCGTTCACGGTTGGGCAATCCCGGCGTGGTTAACTACGCTGGCCAACGGATTGAGATCGCTTTGGGTGCCGGTGAATCCGCGGATTTGGGAACGCTCTTCGATCTAAAGTAGTAACTTCTACCGGAAACAGTTTTTTTATAAAAACATGAATCGTCAGATACTATCCTTGGCCGCACTGCTGTGCGCGGTTGCGACAACCGCGCCTGGTGCGGAGACCCCGACCAGCTCTGTATTGATTATGCACTACGGGCAGTCCAACGCCGGTATCACTCCCGCCGGGGGGAGCCTGATCGGAGGCGATCAACTCAGTCCGGGCGTGCCGGTCTTCATGCCTGAGGACGGGAAGGGCACGCGGGGCTTGATGGGGAAGGCGCCCAGTGCCCCGATGGCGGCCCTGGTCCCCGCGGTGGACGATAAATCCAGCTTCTACGTGCAGAGCGTAGTACTCCCGGCAGGCTTGACCTTCATTGAACTGTGGCAGGGCGAGGGCGCCCCGGCTGTGCTTGTGCGTTCGGAGGCCAAGGGTGGGCAGCCGTTTCTCGGCGAGGTCGGACGGGACAATTCCTACGGCCTGCACACCAAGGATGGGGTCAAAACTCAGTCCTACCTGAATCTGGTCAATTCGATCAAGGAAATGGTTGCTCTGGCGCAGGCCGACGGGATGCCGGTGCAGGTCATTTATATCCCGTTCACGCACCAGGAGGCGGATAGGGGGCTGCCGGGCGAGGTCTATCTGGCGCAGATGCGGGCCTTTATGGCCGATGTGGAGGCCGACCTGGCTCCGCTCAATATCCCGGTGGTGTGGCTGCTCGACCAGGCGGGCGGGACGACGGGCGGCGGCTCCGGCGGGAATTGGCCGAACCGCCTCGTGCTCCAGCAGGCCGCGGATGAGTCGGACAATATTTACCTGATCGGACCGCGCTACCCGTACCCGATTTTTGACAACATTCACTGGACGAATCAGGGCAAGGCCATGTATGGCGAACTGCTGGGCTACGCGATTTCGCAGATTTACCAGGGCAAGGCCTTTGAACCGGCCCGGCTGGAAAATGCCGTGCTGGACGGCGCAACGATCCGCCTGTCCTTCAAGAGCCAAAACCCGCTCGTCTTCGACGAGTCGGAATTTCCGATCAAGGCTTCGGTCAAAGGTTTTACGCTAAACGGTGTCACCAATGGCGCGAAGATCGAGTCGGCGGACATCTCCGGGCCGCGCGAGGTGACGGTTACACTCGACAAGGCTCCCGAAGGCAAGGACATGACCCTGCGTTACGCCTATCGCCCCCGGGAGCGTGGGATCGACGAGGACATCAAGGAAGTGCCGGACTGGGCGATCTCGAACGGAGCCCTGCGCGAAGACTGGTCGCGCCCGTCACGCTTCGTTCCCGGCAAGAACATTTACAAATGGGTACCGGCTTTCGAGTGCAGCCTTGGCCAGGGTTGAGCAAGTAGCTCGATAACGCTAAATTTCCATCCTGATTATAAATGGTGAAAGCTGTTGGCAGTGAATGTCCTGCATGGGGTGTTGCGCCCCCCGCTACCGGGGCAAATCGGTGGGCGTCACGTTATCGCGTGACTAGACCCGTCAGGGATTTGCTGTTATACCTATCTTCAGAACTTCGCCTGACTTTTGGCTCGATGCTTTTCTCGCGTTATCCAAGTAGATTTCTCTTACCGCCTGCGGCTGAAACGGCTGCGGCGAATACGCGAGGATGCTTCGTTCCCATTCAGGCATAATCCACTTTATTCTGTGAAAACTTTACGACTGTTAACGGGACTACTGGCGAGTCAGGTACTTTTTCTGCCCTTTGCCCAAGCCGGAAAGGCGGAAACAACGGGCGCGGCAAAGGCACCGCCAAACATCCTGATGATCCTGGTCGATGACCTGGGCTACGCCGACCTGACCTGCTACGGGAGCGACCTGTATCAGACGCCCAACGTCGATGCCTTCGCCCAGGAGAGCATCCGCTTCACCAACGCCTACACTGCGGCTCCGATCTGCTCGCCGACCCGGGCCTCCATCGTGACCGGCAAGCACCCGGCCCGGCTTCACCTGACGGACTGGATTCCCGGCCACAAGCACGAGAACACCAAGCTGCTCGTCCCCGACTGGCAAAAGTCCCTTCCCAAGACGGAGAAGACCATCGGCAACCTGCTGCGCGAGCAGGGCTACGCCACCGCGTGGTTCGGGAAGTGGCACCTGCACGGGGCCACGCAGGACTTCGGGTTCGATGCGGGTGAGCAGGACTGGGCCCTGAACGAAGGCAAGAGCCAGAACGACCCCAAGGGCGTTTTCCAGCTCACCGAACAGGCACTCGACTTCATTAACCACACCGGCGACAAGCCGTTCTTTGTCTGCGTTTCCCACTACACCGTGCACACGCCGGTGCGTTTTAACAACGATGTCAAAAAGAAATACGACGCGCTTGTTACTCCGGAGAACAAGCAGCAGAACACCCGCTACGCGGCTATGGTTGAGGCGATGGACGACAGCATCGGCCTGCTGCTGGAAGGTCTGGAAAAGTCGGGCAAGGCCGGCAACACCATCGTGATTTTCTACTCCGACAAC comes from the Ruficoccus amylovorans genome and includes:
- a CDS encoding sulfatase, with protein sequence MILVDDLGYADLTCYGSDLYQTPNVDAFAQESIRFTNAYTAAPICSPTRASIVTGKHPARLHLTDWIPGHKHENTKLLVPDWQKSLPKTEKTIGNLLREQGYATAWFGKWHLHGATQDFGFDAGEQDWALNEGKSQNDPKGVFQLTEQALDFINHTGDKPFFVCVSHYTVHTPVRFNNDVKKKYDALVTPENKQQNTRYAAMVEAMDDSIGLLLEGLEKSGKAGNTIVIFYSDNGGLEKLTSNAPMRAGKATLYEGGIRVPMIVRMPDGAGAGTVSDEIVTSTDLLPTFLDIAGAPEKSPADVDGVSLLSMWSKGEELDREEIYWHYPHYHITNPAGAVRKDNYKLIEYFEDGKLELYDLEIDPSETKNLADKMPEKTQELLNDLRVWREEVGAQMMSANPNYVEK